Part of the Halopenitus persicus genome is shown below.
GCGTCCGCCGGCGGAACCGGGACGTGCTAGCCGAACCGGGACTCGAGCTCGTCGCGGAGGTCGTCGACGTCGAGGTCCTTCATCGCCAGCAGGACCAGCAGGTGGTAGACGAGGTCGGCGCTCTCGTAGAGCAGCTCCGCCTCGTCGTCGTCCTTGGCCGCGAGGATCGTCTCCGTGGTTTCCTCGCCGATCTTCTCCAGGACCGCGTTCTCCCCCTTCTCGTGGGTGAAAAGCGAGGCGGTGTAGGAACCCTCGGGCAGCTCGCGCTTTCGGTCCTCGATCGTCGCGC
Proteins encoded:
- a CDS encoding phosphoribosyl-ATP diphosphatase yields the protein MSDESTGGDPNGSAAADEAATAETADVLDELCATIEDRKRELPEGSYTASLFTHEKGENAVLEKIGEETTETILAAKDDDEAELLYESADLVYHLLVLLAMKDLDVDDLRDELESRFG